The following are from one region of the Bradyrhizobium sediminis genome:
- a CDS encoding XdhC family protein has translation MKIETLKTVNAERAARRPVILITDTENGEQRLVKAADIAADPLRAELSKQLRMGKSGTVEAGGRKLFLNVYAPTAKLVIVGAVHISQALAPLARSLDYDVTVVDPRTAFASPERFPDVPLIAEWPDVALPPLNIDHYTAFVALTHDPKIDDPALLHAFERDCFYIGALGSRKTHAKRVERLKAQGARDSDIARIHAPIGLSIGAVSPSEIAVSIMAEITAQLRLPPKEKEAAA, from the coding sequence GTGAAGATTGAGACGCTCAAGACCGTGAACGCCGAGCGCGCCGCGCGCCGGCCGGTCATCCTCATCACCGATACCGAGAACGGCGAGCAGCGGCTGGTCAAGGCCGCCGACATCGCCGCCGACCCCTTGCGCGCCGAGCTTTCAAAACAGTTGCGCATGGGCAAGAGCGGCACGGTCGAGGCCGGCGGCAGGAAGCTGTTTCTCAACGTCTATGCGCCGACCGCCAAACTCGTCATCGTCGGCGCGGTTCATATCAGCCAGGCGCTGGCGCCGCTGGCGCGCTCGCTCGACTATGACGTGACCGTGGTCGATCCGCGCACCGCCTTTGCCAGCCCCGAGCGGTTTCCGGACGTGCCGCTGATCGCCGAATGGCCCGACGTGGCGCTGCCGCCGCTCAACATCGATCATTACACCGCCTTCGTGGCGCTGACGCATGATCCGAAAATCGACGATCCGGCGCTGCTGCACGCGTTCGAACGCGACTGTTTCTATATCGGCGCGCTCGGCTCGCGGAAGACCCACGCCAAACGCGTTGAACGGCTGAAAGCGCAAGGCGCGCGGGATAGCGACATTGCCCGCATCCATGCCCCGATCGGGCTATCGATCGGCGCGGTCTCGCCGTCCGAAATCGCGGTCTCGATCATGGCCGAGATCACCGCGCAACTGCGGCTGCCTCCGAAAGAAAAAGAAGCCGCGGCATGA
- a CDS encoding NTP transferase domain-containing protein: MKFGPASPADAVGGVTVHTLRQGSLVLKKGTTIGPAEVEALDKAGVAEIVVVRLEQGDVSEDTAAASIAQAVAGDGVNVERAFTGRANLFAAKAGVLVVDRARVDRINSVDEAITFATLAAFKPVVEGEMIATVKIIPFGVEAKLRDAAVAAAGGGALRISPYVIKRVGVVSTLLPGLAPKVIEKTLRVTAERLAPAGAAIMAERRVPHDEAALAAAIKELLGLGAELVIVFGASAIADRRDVIPAAISGIGGAIEHFGMPVDPGNLLLIGNAGGVPVLGAPGCARSPVENGFDWVLMRLLAGLKVTRAELTGMGVGGLLMEIVTRPQPRESLVTDSNRNIAAVILAAGRSTRMGGPNKLLAELGGKPLVRIVTEQALASKASGVTVVTGHQAEQVEKALAGLKVKFVRNPDFAEGLASSVKAGIAAVPQNADGAVICLGDMPLISADLIDRLIEAFAPDRGNLIAVPVSDGRRGNPVLWSRRFFNELMTLDGDIGARHLIAKHSEAVAEVPVEGHGAFLDIDTPQALEEAQRG; encoded by the coding sequence ATGAAGTTCGGTCCCGCCAGTCCGGCCGACGCGGTCGGCGGCGTCACCGTCCACACCCTGCGTCAGGGATCGCTGGTGCTGAAAAAAGGCACCACGATCGGTCCCGCCGAAGTCGAGGCGCTCGACAAGGCCGGCGTTGCGGAAATCGTTGTGGTGCGGCTGGAGCAGGGCGACGTCTCCGAGGACACAGCTGCCGCCAGCATCGCGCAGGCGGTGGCCGGTGACGGCGTCAATGTCGAACGCGCCTTTACCGGCCGCGCCAATCTGTTTGCGGCCAAGGCCGGCGTGCTGGTGGTGGACCGCGCAAGGGTCGACCGCATCAACAGCGTCGATGAGGCCATTACGTTTGCGACGCTGGCCGCCTTCAAGCCGGTGGTCGAAGGCGAGATGATCGCCACCGTGAAAATCATTCCGTTCGGCGTTGAAGCGAAACTGCGCGATGCCGCGGTGGCTGCGGCCGGCGGCGGCGCGCTGCGGATCTCGCCCTATGTCATCAAGCGCGTCGGCGTGGTCTCGACCTTGCTGCCGGGACTGGCGCCGAAGGTGATCGAGAAGACGCTGCGGGTGACGGCGGAGCGGCTGGCGCCGGCCGGCGCCGCCATCATGGCCGAGCGCCGCGTGCCGCACGACGAGGCGGCCTTGGCGGCGGCGATCAAGGAATTGCTCGGTCTCGGCGCCGAGCTCGTGATCGTGTTCGGCGCCTCGGCGATTGCCGACCGGCGCGACGTGATTCCGGCGGCGATATCGGGGATCGGCGGCGCCATCGAACATTTCGGCATGCCGGTCGATCCCGGCAATCTGCTGTTGATCGGCAATGCCGGCGGCGTGCCGGTGCTGGGCGCCCCCGGCTGCGCGCGCTCGCCGGTGGAAAACGGCTTCGACTGGGTGCTGATGCGCCTCCTGGCAGGCCTCAAGGTCACGCGCGCCGAGCTCACCGGCATGGGCGTCGGCGGGCTGCTGATGGAAATCGTCACCCGGCCGCAGCCGCGCGAAAGCCTTGTGACCGACAGCAATCGCAATATTGCCGCGGTCATTCTCGCCGCCGGGCGCTCGACCCGGATGGGCGGTCCGAACAAGCTGCTGGCCGAACTCGGCGGCAAGCCGCTGGTGCGGATCGTGACCGAACAGGCGCTGGCCTCGAAGGCGTCCGGTGTGACCGTGGTGACCGGACATCAGGCCGAGCAGGTCGAGAAGGCGTTGGCCGGGCTGAAAGTGAAATTCGTGCGCAATCCGGATTTCGCCGAGGGGCTGGCGAGTTCGGTCAAGGCCGGCATCGCGGCGGTGCCGCAAAATGCCGATGGCGCGGTGATCTGCCTCGGCGATATGCCGCTGATCTCGGCCGACCTGATCGACCGGCTGATCGAGGCCTTCGCGCCCGATCGCGGCAACCTGATCGCGGTACCGGTCAGCGACGGCAGGCGCGGCAATCCGGTGTTGTGGTCGCGCCGCTTCTTCAATGAATTGATGACGCTCGACGGCGATATCGGCGCGCGGCATCTGATCGCGAAACACAGCGAGGCGGTGGCCGAAGTCCCGGTCGAGGGCCATGGCGCCTTCCTCGACATCGATACCCCGCAGGCGCTTGAGGAAGCGCAGCGGGGGTAA
- a CDS encoding DUF4189 domain-containing protein, whose protein sequence is MVSTTKAQRRALFVLVLTLLVGASRLVTESWAAGAFAVGKCGAYGQAFDYPAEAAARAAALKQCKGACTAVTMKRACAAFAVDMANPCGAHGYAVKPRISSSLNAATRKCYEFGGKECVIRAWACDARG, encoded by the coding sequence ATCGTTTCGACTACGAAAGCCCAACGCCGGGCGCTGTTCGTTCTTGTGCTGACTCTGCTGGTCGGTGCATCGCGCCTGGTGACGGAGAGTTGGGCGGCGGGCGCGTTTGCAGTCGGCAAGTGCGGCGCCTATGGCCAGGCCTTTGACTATCCCGCCGAAGCGGCGGCGCGCGCCGCGGCGCTGAAGCAATGCAAGGGCGCGTGCACTGCCGTCACCATGAAGCGCGCCTGCGCGGCATTTGCAGTCGACATGGCCAATCCCTGCGGCGCTCACGGCTATGCGGTCAAGCCGAGGATTTCAAGTTCGCTGAACGCGGCGACCAGGAAGTGCTACGAATTCGGCGGCAAAGAATGCGTGATCCGCGCCTGGGCCTGCGACGCCAGGGGGTAG